In Hydractinia symbiolongicarpus strain clone_291-10 chromosome 15, HSymV2.1, whole genome shotgun sequence, one DNA window encodes the following:
- the LOC130629072 gene encoding uncharacterized protein LOC130629072, whose translation MIGVIVLVIVGICIFLFFFGICIYICKRNEEYQPPALIRRFSRSLSRNASHNPDDTIEITYEPQGEGQVFLGATTVSKLSDRPPSYLDVRNSTSNFEEVLEDPPSYDEYITDSHLQANAPQVG comes from the coding sequence ATGATAGGTGTTATTGTATTGGTTATTGTTGGCATATGTATCTTCCTGTTTTTCTTTGGGATTTGCATATACATCTGTAAACGCAACGAAGAATACCAACCTCCGGCCTTAATCAGAAGATTCAGTAGATCACTTTCTCGAAATGCTAGCCATAACCCTGATGATACCATTGAAATTACTTATGAACCACAAGGAGAAGGACAAGTGTTCCTTGGTGCAACTACTGTTTCTAAATTAAGTGATCGACCACCATCATATCTGGATGTCCGGAACAGCACAAGCAATTTTGAAGAAGTGTTGGAGGACCCACCATCTTATGATGAGTATATTACTGATTCACACCTTCAAGCTAATGCCCCTCAAGTTGGTTGA
- the LOC130629071 gene encoding protein FAM13A-like: MYSDTMQDTSPSKHLQVAIPDYAGIITSPRSDSTSLSSKMKKILSSPKVKRGQSQASPNKTFGVPLEFLHDRDKTNVPIIVTRICEYLKNNGLQLEGLFRVNGNMKVVDRLKTAFDKCGDADLEEIGDVAAAASLLKMFLRELSEPVIPEDLQPLFISVQDKYCKDKLKAVPLFKELINRMPMLNSCLLKYLCEFMLCIASVSDVNKMTPLALAIVFGPNLFRCGDGLNGLRDQAYVNAVLLLMLQEFYELFLKDNENVADTMTRTPPSKPAPYIEHMRMKKEKESSAEKPARPPPPKISLDEELSTDVSPKRSPKKSNTKKSPRHKSPGHSPRHEIKKTPTSRKTPSKKEPTRSTSPVHMPPSPMSKQFVDNTINTTVQEHLFGPGLVTSSIESDCQDEMVAAKADVSHVYPSVKDRVKKYNVNENEHDSPSKRMKPFDSVKDKAKPYSRSLSSPVETKENITDEDLDFIEESSSRTLDGLTSSRIRPNNRRKPSPRNYSFTSAVGTFMDKDENILTSDQTSGYKDSTFNEQEKTKHHSEWSGGQKQLKSHRSLISPLMKSNSVPAPVSFDEYRQETLKKSNSAEQIDVMSSIPPLDFSRINDEEAHVSPRERYDMAFSEYPMRSPQNSAPSSPRPMEKRHEMWMEKRQDTVPIVEMSPQDLRKRISSLKKIISNFESDFEKTNGRKPKPSEKNHIQKYIAELGRAKKQLKELISDYKEKPELLSETAPIGPDLGTAPNLRECLSQDEPSKEQTLESLLKKLEDKRHSSGRPHEMQAMTLEQLKDEKLSVQKALLQYENSHGRPNSKEDKTLMRPLYDRYRKIKRRIATGKIESPSKQSDTGTIFPEVSSTPKRILDTFENNDEDENLERNLRNIRIPLVAMSPINAKDSNDREDELGDTFSVTRRFHDTPEPLSPTEDSPRSIDEAVLHDATIGELLEQQRATKRVKKRLGKLLKDYEDDFYSRWNRKMQKEDRLPKEAEYREYKLVKAKLRLVDALIAKKSANNTV; the protein is encoded by the exons ATGTATTCAGACACTATGCAAGACACATCG CCTTCAAAGCATCTTCAAGTTGCAATTCCTGATTATGCTGGTATTATAACATCACCTCGATCAGATAGTACATCATtatcatctaaaatgaaaaaaatattatcatcaCCAAAAGTAAAAAGAGGACAGTCACAGGCTTCACCTAATAAAACATTTG GTGTTCCATTGGAATTTTTGCACGATCGAGACAAAACAAATGTACCCATTATTGTAACACGTATTtgtgaatatttaaaaaacaatggacTGCAACTGGAAGGACTCTTCCGTGTCAATGGTAATATGAAAGTTGTTGACAGACTGAAAACAGCCTTTGACAAAT GTGGTGATGCAGATCTTGAAGAAATAGGAGATGTCGCAGCTGCTGCTAGCttacttaaaatgtttttaagagaACTTTCTGAGCCTGTAATCCCTGAAGACTTGCAACCATTGTTCATTAGCGTACAGGACAAATATTGCAAAGATAAACTCAAAGCTGTTCCTCTTTTCAAAGAATTAATCAACCGTATGCCTATGTTGAATTCCTGTCTGCTCAAATACCTATGTGAATTCATGTTATGTATTGCTAGTGTGTcagatgtaaacaaaatgacACCACTAGCACTGGCAATTGTCTTTGGACCAAATTTGTTTCGTTGTGGTGATGGCTTGAATGGATTAAGAGATCAAGCTTATGTGAATGCAGTACTGTTGCTAATGCTGCAAGAATTTTATGAATTATTCCTG aaagacaatgaaaatgTTGCAGATACTATGACAAG GACACCACCAAGTAAACCTGCACCCTATATCGAACATATGAGAatgaaaaaagagaaagaaagttCTGCGGAAAAG CCTGCACGTCCTCCTCCACCAAAGATCAGCTTGGATGAAGAATTAAGCACAGATGTAAGTCCAAAAAGAAGTCCTAAAAAAAGCAACACAAAGAAAAGTCCAAGACATAAAAGTCCAGGCCATAGTCCAAGACATGAAATCAAGAAAACGCCTACATCAAGAAAAAC TCCATCAAAGAAAGAACCAACACGTAGTACTTCACCAGTGCACATGCCACCGTCACCAATGAGTAAACA ATTTGTAGACAACACAATCAACACAACAGTTCAAGAACATTTATTTGGTCCCGGACTAGTAACTTCTTCCATTGAATCCGACTGCCAAGATGAGAtg GTTGCAGCTAAAGCCGATGTGT CACATGTATATCCATCAGTGAAAGACAGGGTAAAGAAATACAATGTAAATGAAAATGAACATGATTCGCCATCCAAAAGAATGAAACCATTTGATTCTGTCAAGGACAAG GCTAAGCCATACAGTCGCAGTCTCTCCTCTCCTGTTGAAACTAAG gAAAATATTACTGATGAAGATTTGGATTTTATAGAAGAATCATCCTCCCGTACACTAGATGGG TTAACTTCTTCACGAATTCGACCAAACAATCGTCGTAAGCCATCTCCTAGAAATTACTCTTTTACATCTGCTGTTGGAACTTTTATGGACAaggatgaaaacattcttacatCAGACCAAACAAGTGGTTATAAAGACAGTACGTTTAACgaacaagaaaaaacaaaacatcataGTGAATGGTCAGGTGgtcaaaaacaattaaaatcacACCGTTCATTAATATCACCATTAATGAAATCAAATTCTGTTCCAGCGCCTGTTTCTTTTGATGAATATCGCCAG GAAACTTTGAAGAAATCAAATTCCGCTGAACAGATTGat GTTATGAGTTCTATCCCTCCATTGGACTTCAGTCGTATAAATGATGAAG AAGCACATGTTTCTCCAAGAGAGAGATATGACATGGCTTTCAGTGAATATCCAATGAGATCACCACAAAATTCAGCACCGTCTTCTCCAAGACCAATGGAAAAGAGGCACGAGATGTGGATGGAAAAAAG ACAAGATACAGTACCTATTGTCGAAATGTCCCCTCAAGACCTTCGAAAGCGCATCAGCT CATTAAAGAAAATTATCTCAAATTTTGAAAGCGATTTTGAAAAGACCAATGGACGTAAA cccaaaccatcagaaaaaaatcatattcaaaaatatattgcagAACTTGGGCGAGCGAAGAAACAACTTAAAG AATTGATATCAGATTACAAAGAAAAGCCTGAACTTTTATCAGAAACTGCTCCAATTGGGCCAGACTTAGGCACTGCTCCAAATTTACGAG AATGTCTAAGTCAAGACGAACCGAGTAAAGAACAAACGTTGGAAAGTTTGTTGAAGAAGCTTGAAGATAAAAGACATTCATCTGGACGACCACATGAAATGCAG GCTATGACGTTAGAACAACTGAAGGACGAAAAACTTTCTGTACAGAAAGCTTTGCTACAGTACGAAAATTCGCATGGAAGACCG aattccAAGGAAGATAAAACGTTAATGCGACCTTTATATGATCGATACCGTAAGATTAAACGTCGAATTGCTACAGGAAAG ATAGAATCTCCATCGAAGCAAAGCGATACAGGAACTAT ATTTCCAGAAGTATCAAGCACACCAAAAAGAATACTTGATACATTTGAAAACAACGATGAAg ACGAAAACCTGGAAAGAAATCTCAGAAATATTCGTATACCGTTAGTAGCTATGTCACCAATTAACGCTAAAGACAGCAATGATAGAGAAGACGAGCTGGGCGATACGTTTTCCGTCACACGTCGATTTCACGACACACCTGAACCACTATCGCCGACAGAAGATTCGCCTCGATCGATTGATGAAGCAGTTCTACACGATGCTACGAT aggtGAATTACTTGAACAACAACGAGCTACCAAACGTGTAAAGAAAAGACTTGGTAAACTATTAAAAGACTACGAAGATGATTTTTATAGTAGATGGAACAG AAAAATGCAGAAAGAAGACCGGTTGCCGAAAGAAGCTGAGTATCGCGAATATAAG CTCGTGAAAGCAAAGTTACGCCTCGTTGATGCATTGATAGCAAAGAAAAGTGCAAACAACACTGTGTAA